A genomic window from Triticum urartu cultivar G1812 chromosome 7, Tu2.1, whole genome shotgun sequence includes:
- the LOC125523193 gene encoding pentatricopeptide repeat-containing protein At5g06540-like, producing MSAPSVTPIPITTISELKQHHSQLVRLGLASHPAHARRLLAFLARDPAGLPYAARLLAHHPDPHPALFNPLLASLPPRHAAAFLSLMLSLPLHPDHFTLPRILPAAPLPLAAQLHALLLKLNFHSHAHSFNALLAAYLANARADLAFRLFGGGGSSAVLDVVSWTTMVGGLCRLGLVDDARELFDGMPERNLISWNAMISGYVKAGRFLDALEVFDQMRATGLEGNGFVAASAVVACTGAGALARGREVHRWVEQSGIQMDAKLATAVVDMYCKCGSVEEAWRVFQRLPTKGLTSWNCMIGGLAVHGRCKDATELFHQMEREDVAPDDVTLVNVLTACAHTGNVSGGRHYFDYMVQRYGIEPKMEHYGCMVDLFGRAGLLDEAKKVIDDMPMEPDIGVLGALFGACKIHRDLDLGEAIGWRVIELDPQNSGRYVLLANLLASAGRWGDVARVRQLMDERNVSKEAGRSVIEIDSEVCEFQCGTLRHPEEKEIFAMAKDMMRKIGLEGYAPDTSDVLHDVAEEAKEASLLYHSEKLAIAFGLLRTRPGDTMRVTKNLRVCRDCHEATKLISRVFEREIVVRDRNRFHHFRDGVCSCNDYW from the coding sequence ATGTCTGCGCCCAGCGTGACCCCCATCCCCATCACCACCATCTCCGAGCTGAAGCAGCACCACTCGCAGCTCGTCCGCCTCGGCCTCGCCTCGCACCCCGCCCACGCGCGCCGCCTCCTCGCCTTCCTCGCGCGCGACCCGGCCGGCCTCCCCTACGCCGCGCGCCTCCTCGCGCACCACCCGGACCCGCACCCGGCGCTCTTCAACCCGCTCCTCGCCTCCCTCCCGCCGCGCCACGCCGCGGCGTTCCTCTCCCTCATGCTCTCCCTGCCCCTGCACCCCGACCACTTCACCCTGCCCCGCATCCTCCCCGCCGCGCCGCTCCCGCTCGCCGCCCAGCTCCACGCGCTCCTCCTCAAGCTCAACTTCCACTCCCACGCGCACTCCTTCAACGCGCTCCTCGCCGCCTACCTCGCCAACGCGCGCGCGGACCTCGCCTTCCGCctcttcggcggcggcggctcgtcGGCGGTCCTCGACGTCGTGTCGTGGACCACCATGGTGGGCGGGCTGTGCAGGCTGGGCCTCGTGGACGACGCGCGGGAGCTGTTCGACGGAATGCCCGAGAGAAACCTTATTTCCTGGAACGCGATGATCTCCGGGTATGTCAAGGCTGGGCGGTTCTTGGACGCGCTGGAGGTGTTTGACCAAATGAGGGCGACGGGGCTGGAGGGGAATGGGTTTGTCGCGGCGAGCGCGGTGGTGGCGTGCACGGGTGCTGGCGCGCTGGCCCGTGGGAGGGAGGTGCACCGGTGGGTGGAGCAGAGCGGGATACAGATGGATGCGAAGCTAGCCACAGCGGTGGTCGACATGTACTGCAAGTGTGGGTCTGTCGAGGAGGCATGGCGCGTATTCCAGCGGCTGCCGACGAAGGGGCTCACGTCGTGGAACTGTATGATCGGTGGGTTGGCGGTGCACGGGAGGTGCAAGGACGCCACTGAGTTGTTCCACCAGATGGAGAGGGAAGATGTGGCGCCCGATGATGTCACGCTGGTGAACGTCCTCACTGCCTGCGCCCACACCGGCAATGTCAGCGGCGGTCGCCACTACTTCGACTACATGGTGCAGAGATACGGCATTGAGCCCAAGATGGAGCATTACGGCTGCATGGTCGACCTGTTCGGGAGGGCAGGGCTGCTGGACGAAGCCAAGAAGGTGATCGACGATATGCCGATGGAGCCTGACATTGGTGTCCTCggagcactcttcggagcatgcaAGATCCACAGGGACCTCGATCTAGGCGAGGCGATCGGATGGCGTGTCATCGAGCTGGATCCCCAGAACAGCGGGCGGTACGTGCTGCTGGCCAACCTCCTTGCCAGCGCCGGCCGATGGGGAGACGTGGCCAGGGTCCGGCAGCTGATGGACGAGCGCAACGTGAGCAAGGAGGCGGGGCGGTCCGTGATCGAGATCGACAGCGAGGTCTGCGAGTTCCAGTGCGGGACCCTGCGCCATCCCGAGGAGAAGGAGATATTCGCCATGGCGAAGGACATGATGAGGAAGATCGGGCTGGAGGGCTACGCGCCGGACACCAGCGACGTGCTGCACGACGTCGCGGAGGAAGCGAAGGAGGCGTCGCTGCTGTACCACAGCGAGAAGCTGGCCATCGCGTTCGGGCTGCTGCGCACGAGGCCAGGTGATACGATGCGCGTCACGAAGAACCTGCGGGTTTGTCGAGACTGCCATGAGGCTACCAAGTTGATATCTCGAGTGTTTGAGCGGGAGATCGTGGTGAGGGACAGGAACCGGTTCCATCATTTCAGGGATGGGGTGTGTTCGTGTAATGATTATTGGTGA